A genomic stretch from Frigoribacterium sp. PvP032 includes:
- a CDS encoding thioredoxin domain-containing protein — translation MTDIGPSGSEPLSKNATKNQRRAAARERAQLARKKQKRRQKTSRWLLQGGLVVVVLAIVVAVVVVITNSIRPAGPGPANMASDGIRIGQDFVAETTPALGADDEPTATETTASSDTVDIVIYLDYLCPICGGFEEANNEYIAGLVSSGAATVEYHPVAILTNSSLGTKYSNRAANAAACVANYSPDSFFDFNTAMFENQPEEGTRGLDDARLAEIATGVDGVTSASQITQCIDDQEFASWVGAATERALDGPLPNSNVQSFRGTPTVLVNGQQYEFSQPFTNEEFRNFVVTAAGNSYADAATATPTPSPEAPAETPAEQAPAETPAG, via the coding sequence ATGACTGACATCGGCCCCTCAGGCTCCGAGCCGCTGAGCAAGAACGCGACCAAGAACCAGCGCCGCGCAGCCGCCCGTGAGCGCGCCCAGCTCGCCCGCAAGAAGCAGAAGCGGCGCCAGAAGACGAGCCGGTGGCTGCTGCAGGGCGGCCTCGTCGTCGTGGTGCTCGCCATCGTCGTGGCCGTCGTCGTCGTGATCACCAACAGCATCCGTCCCGCGGGCCCGGGCCCCGCCAACATGGCCAGCGACGGCATCCGCATCGGCCAGGACTTCGTGGCCGAGACGACCCCTGCCCTCGGCGCCGACGACGAGCCCACGGCCACCGAGACGACCGCGTCGTCCGACACCGTCGACATCGTGATCTACCTCGACTACCTCTGCCCGATCTGCGGCGGCTTCGAAGAGGCGAACAACGAGTACATCGCCGGCCTCGTCTCGTCGGGCGCGGCCACGGTCGAGTACCACCCGGTGGCGATCCTCACGAACAGCTCGCTCGGCACGAAGTACTCGAACCGGGCCGCCAACGCCGCCGCGTGCGTCGCGAACTACTCGCCGGACTCGTTCTTCGACTTCAACACCGCGATGTTCGAGAACCAGCCGGAAGAGGGCACGCGCGGCCTCGACGACGCCCGCCTGGCCGAGATCGCGACCGGCGTCGACGGGGTCACCTCGGCCTCGCAGATCACGCAGTGCATCGACGACCAGGAGTTCGCGTCGTGGGTGGGCGCCGCCACCGAGCGCGCCCTCGACGGCCCGCTGCCCAACAGCAACGTCCAGTCGTTCCGCGGCACCCCGACGGTGCTCGTCAACGGCCAGCAGTACGAGTTCAGCCAGCCCTTCACCAACGAGGAGTTCCGCAACTTCGTCGTGACCGCCGCAGGCAACAGCTACGCGGACGCCGCCACGGCGACCCCGACGCCGTCGCCCGAGGCCCCCGCCGAGACGCCCGCCGAGCAGGCGCCGGCCGAGACGCCCGCCGGCTAG
- a CDS encoding metallophosphoesterase, with protein MSTSVVVVSDTHVPQKAKAVPAAVWSAVERADVVVHAGDWTGVPLLDELEARARLLVAVWGNNDGDDLRARLPEVARTTIDGVRLAVVHETGQKEGRETRMDRAFPETDLLVFGHSHIPWDTTTPAGLRLLNPGSPTDRRRQPRATYLTLTLDAGAVRDVALHELPLRADALDGVLPHPRMTT; from the coding sequence ATGAGCACCTCCGTCGTCGTCGTGTCCGACACCCACGTCCCGCAGAAGGCCAAGGCCGTGCCCGCGGCCGTGTGGAGCGCGGTCGAGAGGGCCGACGTCGTCGTCCACGCGGGCGACTGGACCGGCGTGCCGCTGCTCGACGAGCTCGAGGCCAGGGCGCGCCTCCTCGTGGCCGTCTGGGGCAACAACGACGGCGACGACCTGCGAGCCCGCCTGCCCGAGGTGGCCCGCACGACGATCGACGGGGTCCGCCTCGCCGTCGTGCACGAGACCGGACAGAAGGAGGGGCGCGAGACCCGGATGGACCGCGCCTTCCCCGAGACGGACCTGCTGGTCTTCGGCCACAGCCACATCCCGTGGGACACGACCACCCCGGCCGGCCTCCGGCTGCTCAACCCCGGCTCGCCGACCGACCGCCGACGTCAGCCGCGGGCCACGTACCTCACGCTCACGCTCGACGCCGGCGCGGTGCGCGACGTCGCCCTGCACGAGCTGCCGCTGCGCGCCGACGCGCTCGACGGGGTGCTGCCGCACCCCCGCATGACGACCTAG
- a CDS encoding ABC transporter ATP-binding protein: MASVTFSKATRLYPGSTRPAVDAIDLEVADGEFLVLVGPSGCGKSTTLRMLAGLEEVNSGDIFIGDRNVTDVPPKDRDIAMVFQNYALYPHMTVAENMGFALKIAGVGKEERATRVLEAAKLLDLEPYLSRKPKALSGGQRQRVAMGRAIVRQPQVFLMDEPLSNLDAKLRVQTRTQIASLQRRLGVTTVYVTHDQTEALTMGDRIAVLKDGVLQQVGTPRDLYEKPQNVFVAGFIGSPAMNLLPADVVAGGIQFGTAVTAVDRDTVGQANGTSVTIGVRPEDVVVNTAGEGLAVTVDVVEELGADGYLYGHTEVSGQRVDIVVRVDGRNHPKLGETIHITPQAHHVHVFDTESGERLGDKAVVSA; encoded by the coding sequence ATGGCGTCTGTGACGTTCAGCAAGGCAACCCGTCTCTACCCCGGCTCGACCCGTCCCGCGGTCGACGCGATCGACCTCGAGGTCGCCGACGGCGAGTTCCTCGTCCTCGTGGGCCCCTCTGGCTGCGGCAAGTCGACCACCCTGCGCATGCTCGCCGGCCTCGAAGAGGTCAACAGCGGCGACATCTTCATCGGCGACCGCAACGTCACCGACGTCCCCCCGAAGGACCGGGACATCGCGATGGTGTTCCAGAACTACGCGCTGTACCCGCACATGACCGTCGCCGAGAACATGGGCTTCGCGCTCAAGATCGCCGGCGTCGGCAAGGAAGAGCGTGCCACCCGCGTCCTCGAGGCGGCCAAGCTGCTCGACCTCGAGCCCTACCTCTCGCGCAAGCCCAAGGCCCTCTCCGGTGGTCAGCGTCAGCGCGTCGCCATGGGCCGCGCCATCGTGCGCCAGCCGCAGGTGTTCCTCATGGACGAGCCGCTGTCGAACCTCGACGCCAAGCTGCGCGTGCAGACCCGCACCCAGATCGCCTCGCTCCAGCGTCGTCTCGGCGTCACCACGGTCTACGTCACGCACGACCAGACCGAGGCCCTGACCATGGGCGACCGCATCGCGGTCCTCAAGGACGGCGTCCTCCAGCAGGTCGGCACCCCCCGCGACCTGTACGAGAAGCCGCAGAACGTCTTCGTCGCCGGCTTCATCGGCTCCCCCGCGATGAACCTGCTGCCCGCCGACGTCGTCGCCGGCGGCATCCAGTTCGGCACGGCGGTCACCGCCGTCGACCGCGACACCGTCGGCCAGGCCAACGGCACGAGCGTCACCATCGGCGTCCGTCCGGAGGACGTCGTCGTCAACACCGCCGGCGAGGGCCTCGCGGTCACCGTCGACGTCGTCGAAGAGCTCGGCGCGGACGGCTACCTCTACGGCCACACCGAGGTGAGCGGCCAGCGCGTCGACATCGTCGTGCGCGTCGACGGTCGCAACCACCCCAAGCTGGGCGAGACCATCCACATCACGCCCCAGGCGCACCACGTGCACGTCTTCGACACCGAGTCGGGCGAGCGCCTCGGCGACAAGGCCGTCGTCAGCGCCTAG
- the rlmB gene encoding 23S rRNA (guanosine(2251)-2'-O)-methyltransferase RlmB, whose amino-acid sequence MKNTSGANKGRPSSSAVRKGSKGKQVGSGGQGRQALEGKKPTPAAEDRPYHPAGKAKAARERLDAARGRAGNGPRAGSAVAGRGGQEAPRRRPKTADDSEMVTGRNSVLEALRTRIPASTLYIAARIEMDDRTKEILTLATRRGLPVLEVMRPELDRLTGPDSVHQGVALKVPPYQYAHPIDLLEASVKRQQTPLFVALDGITDPRNLGAIIRSVGAFGGQGVIIPQRRSVGLTASAWKTSAGAAARIPVAMAANLTQTLKSFKEQGVFVLGLDGGGDVMLPGLELADRPLVVVVGSEGKGLSRIVAETCDAVVSIPITTAVESLNAGMAASVTLYEISKLRAERK is encoded by the coding sequence GTGAAGAACACCAGCGGAGCGAACAAGGGGCGGCCGAGCAGCAGCGCCGTCCGCAAGGGCAGCAAGGGCAAGCAGGTCGGCAGCGGCGGCCAGGGGCGCCAGGCGCTCGAGGGCAAGAAGCCCACGCCCGCGGCGGAGGACCGTCCTTACCACCCCGCAGGCAAGGCGAAGGCGGCGCGCGAGCGCCTCGACGCCGCCCGCGGCCGTGCCGGCAACGGCCCGCGCGCCGGGTCGGCCGTGGCCGGCCGGGGCGGGCAGGAGGCGCCCCGTCGTCGCCCGAAGACGGCGGACGACAGCGAGATGGTCACCGGCCGCAACTCGGTGCTCGAGGCCCTGCGCACACGCATCCCCGCCTCGACGCTGTACATCGCCGCGCGCATCGAGATGGACGACCGCACGAAGGAGATCCTCACGCTGGCGACCCGGCGCGGGCTGCCCGTGCTCGAGGTCATGCGTCCCGAGCTCGACCGCCTGACCGGGCCCGACTCCGTGCACCAGGGCGTGGCCCTCAAGGTGCCGCCGTACCAGTACGCGCACCCGATCGACCTGCTCGAGGCCTCCGTCAAGCGGCAGCAGACGCCTCTCTTCGTGGCTCTCGACGGCATCACCGACCCGCGCAACCTCGGGGCGATCATCCGCTCCGTCGGCGCGTTCGGCGGCCAGGGCGTCATCATCCCGCAGCGCCGCTCGGTCGGCCTCACCGCCTCCGCCTGGAAGACCTCGGCGGGCGCCGCCGCGCGCATCCCCGTGGCGATGGCGGCGAACCTGACTCAGACGCTCAAGTCGTTCAAGGAGCAGGGCGTGTTCGTGCTGGGCCTCGACGGCGGCGGCGACGTCATGCTGCCGGGCCTCGAGCTCGCCGACCGCCCGCTCGTCGTGGTCGTCGGCAGCGAGGGCAAGGGCCTCTCTCGCATCGTCGCCGAGACCTGCGACGCCGTGGTGTCGATCCCGATCACGACGGCCGTCGAGTCGCTCAACGCCGGCATGGCCGCGAGCGTGACGCTCTACGAGATCTCGAAGCTGCGCGCCGAGCGCAAGTAG
- a CDS encoding response regulator transcription factor — MTTHILIVEDEESLSEPLAFILEREGYRVTVADDGPSALAAFDKTGADLVLLDLMLPGIPGTEVCRVLRSKSQVPIVMLTAKDSEVDIVVGLELGADDYVTKPYSTRELLARIRAVLRRRVDDDDDLADGVLEAGDIRMDVERHVVTVRGDDVAMPLKEFELLELLMRNAGRVLTRGQLIDRVWGSDYFGDTKTLDVHIKRIRSKIEPVPSEPKALVTVRGLGYRIEA, encoded by the coding sequence ATGACCACCCACATCCTGATCGTCGAGGACGAGGAGTCGCTCAGCGAGCCCCTGGCGTTCATCCTCGAGCGCGAGGGCTACCGCGTCACGGTGGCCGACGACGGCCCCTCCGCGCTGGCCGCCTTCGACAAGACCGGCGCCGACCTGGTGCTGCTCGACCTGATGCTCCCCGGCATCCCCGGGACCGAGGTCTGCCGCGTGCTGCGGTCGAAGTCGCAGGTGCCGATCGTCATGCTGACCGCGAAGGACAGCGAGGTGGACATCGTCGTCGGGCTCGAGCTCGGGGCCGACGACTACGTCACGAAGCCGTACTCGACGCGTGAGCTGCTCGCGCGCATCCGCGCCGTGCTGCGCCGCAGGGTCGACGACGACGACGACCTCGCCGACGGCGTGCTCGAGGCAGGCGACATCCGGATGGACGTCGAGCGACACGTCGTCACCGTGCGCGGCGATGACGTCGCGATGCCGCTCAAGGAGTTCGAGCTGCTCGAGCTGCTGATGCGCAACGCCGGCCGGGTGCTCACCCGGGGGCAGCTGATCGACCGCGTCTGGGGCTCCGACTACTTCGGCGACACCAAGACCCTCGACGTGCACATCAAGCGGATCCGCTCGAAGATCGAGCCGGTGCCGTCCGAGCCGAAGGCGCTCGTGACCGTGCGCGGGCTCGGCTACCGCATCGAGGCCTAG
- a CDS encoding glycosyltransferase family 2 protein, whose amino-acid sequence MRVSVVIPVRDDARHLEVCLRSLARQTVLPDEVVVVDNGSSDDSVAVALAAGARVLHQPVVGIAAAASTGYDGALGDLVGRCDADSVLPRTWVEELSRTFDEHPEAVAASTGARFYDAPMGLQRILSLGYVGAYHVLVGAGLAHWPLFGSTMMMRRSAWEAVRADVHRRDVGLHDDMDLAVHLGDLVLGQPGRIVWRRDVVASISARPFARGGRQWLRSTRAVRSFAVHGRDGVPFVRWWRRDPFSLRASMAGGHPAGARRARSGPRAR is encoded by the coding sequence GTGCGTGTCTCCGTCGTGATCCCGGTCCGTGACGACGCACGTCACCTCGAGGTCTGCCTGCGGTCGCTGGCCCGCCAGACCGTGCTGCCCGACGAGGTCGTCGTCGTCGACAACGGCAGCTCGGACGACAGCGTCGCCGTCGCCCTGGCCGCCGGCGCCCGCGTGCTGCACCAGCCCGTCGTCGGCATCGCCGCCGCGGCGTCGACCGGCTACGACGGCGCGCTCGGCGACCTCGTGGGGCGCTGCGACGCCGACAGCGTGCTGCCGCGCACCTGGGTTGAAGAGCTCTCGCGCACCTTCGACGAGCATCCCGAGGCGGTCGCGGCGAGCACCGGCGCCCGCTTCTACGACGCCCCGATGGGCCTGCAGCGCATCCTGTCGCTGGGCTACGTCGGGGCATACCACGTGCTCGTCGGCGCAGGCCTCGCGCACTGGCCGCTCTTCGGCTCGACCATGATGATGCGGCGCTCGGCCTGGGAGGCGGTGCGGGCCGACGTGCACCGGCGCGACGTCGGGCTGCACGACGACATGGACCTCGCGGTGCACCTCGGCGACCTCGTGCTCGGGCAGCCCGGTCGCATCGTGTGGCGGCGCGACGTGGTCGCGTCGATCTCGGCCCGCCCGTTCGCCCGCGGCGGCCGACAGTGGCTGCGCAGCACGCGCGCCGTGCGGTCGTTCGCCGTGCACGGGCGGGACGGCGTGCCGTTCGTCCGCTGGTGGCGCCGCGACCCGTTCTCGCTCCGCGCGAGCATGGCGGGCGGGCACCCTGCGGGGGCACGCCGGGCGAGATCCGGCCCCCGGGCACGCTGA
- a CDS encoding AI-2E family transporter, which translates to MAIFRSREGDATADAAQAVATQANQWGDPFGRLATRSIQIIVVVVVAAGLIYSFKTLSLVTIPVLLALIFASAMHPVVSWLRHRRVPSLLATLIALVGILGVLGLVGWLVVWAVENQASSLVSSAQKGIGQLQDFITTLPFSITDQQIEDVRDTVVNFVTSASFGSGALAGASAVGSFATGLVLMIVVLFFFLKDGPAIWEFMLRPFRGQQYARARRIGDKTVQTLGGYVRGTATVAAVDAIGIGIGLWIIGVPLALPLAVVVFLTAFIPLVGATAAGILAALVALVANGPIDAIWVIAVVVLVNQLEGNLLQPVLMGHTLRLHGLVILVALTAGTVLGGIVGAVIAVPLTAVAWGIVGVWKGPDQPAEMFRQKRPEEVR; encoded by the coding sequence GTGGCCATATTCCGCAGCCGCGAGGGCGACGCGACGGCCGACGCCGCGCAGGCAGTCGCCACCCAGGCCAACCAGTGGGGCGACCCGTTCGGCCGCCTCGCGACGCGATCGATCCAGATCATCGTCGTCGTGGTGGTCGCCGCAGGCCTCATCTACTCGTTCAAGACCCTGAGCCTCGTCACCATCCCGGTGCTGCTCGCCCTCATCTTCGCGTCCGCGATGCACCCGGTGGTGTCGTGGCTGCGGCACCGACGCGTGCCCTCGCTGCTCGCCACGCTGATCGCCCTCGTCGGCATCCTCGGCGTCCTGGGCCTCGTCGGCTGGCTGGTCGTCTGGGCCGTCGAGAACCAGGCCTCGTCGCTCGTCTCGTCCGCGCAGAAGGGCATCGGCCAGCTGCAGGACTTCATCACGACGCTGCCGTTCTCGATCACCGACCAGCAGATCGAGGACGTCCGCGACACCGTCGTGAACTTCGTGACCAGCGCCTCCTTCGGCTCGGGCGCCCTCGCCGGCGCGAGCGCGGTCGGCAGCTTCGCCACCGGCCTCGTGCTGATGATCGTGGTGCTGTTCTTCTTCCTCAAGGACGGGCCCGCGATCTGGGAGTTCATGCTCCGCCCGTTCCGCGGCCAGCAGTACGCCCGCGCCCGTCGCATCGGCGACAAGACCGTCCAGACGCTCGGCGGCTACGTGCGCGGCACGGCCACCGTCGCCGCCGTCGACGCGATCGGGATCGGCATCGGCCTCTGGATCATCGGCGTGCCCCTCGCGCTGCCGCTGGCCGTCGTCGTGTTCCTCACCGCGTTCATCCCGCTCGTCGGCGCGACCGCGGCCGGCATCCTCGCCGCGCTCGTCGCCCTGGTCGCCAACGGCCCGATCGACGCCATCTGGGTCATCGCGGTGGTCGTGCTCGTCAACCAGCTCGAGGGCAACCTGCTGCAGCCCGTGCTGATGGGCCACACGCTGCGCCTGCACGGTCTCGTCATCCTGGTCGCGCTGACCGCGGGCACCGTGCTCGGCGGCATCGTCGGCGCCGTGATCGCCGTGCCGCTGACCGCCGTCGCCTGGGGCATCGTCGGCGTCTGGAAGGGCCCGGACCAGCCGGCCGAGATGTTCCGGCAGAAGAGACCCGAAGAGGTCCGCTAG
- the cysS gene encoding cysteine--tRNA ligase, whose translation MTIRLYDSREQALVDFVPLVPGKVGLYVCGPTVQSSPHIGHLRSALVYDLWRRWFTYRGLDVTLVRNVTDVDDKILALASGTDEEWWARAYRYELEFTAGYQALGVLAPTYEPRATASVTEMQQLVTTLIEKGHAYVAPDDSGDVYFDTASWPTYGALTNQGLDDMAPAADADPRGKRDPRDFALWKGAKADEPASAAWSSPWGDGRPGWHIECSAMSRRYLGSAFDIHGGGLDLRFPHHENELAQSTAAGDDFASYWLHNGLVAVEGQKMSKSLGNSIFASEFLAAARPVVVRWFLSSAHYRSTIDYHDGALLEAEAALDRIETFLSRAGRRLAGTRFVGVGARVVPDDFAEAMDDDLNVPQALAVLHDAVRTGNSALDDGDLDAAAREWQRVQAMVAVLGVDPLAPEWRGADEGDAHRALGTIVETLLAQRQQARAARDFAQADRVREMLASAGITIEDTPSGSHWSLEQ comes from the coding sequence GTGACCATCCGCCTCTACGACTCGCGCGAGCAGGCGCTCGTCGACTTCGTCCCCCTCGTCCCCGGCAAGGTCGGGCTGTACGTCTGCGGGCCGACGGTCCAGTCGTCGCCGCACATCGGCCACCTCCGGAGCGCCCTCGTCTACGACCTGTGGCGCCGGTGGTTCACCTACCGCGGGCTCGACGTGACGCTGGTGCGCAACGTCACCGACGTGGACGACAAGATCCTCGCGCTGGCGAGCGGCACCGATGAAGAATGGTGGGCGCGCGCGTACCGCTACGAGCTCGAGTTCACGGCCGGGTACCAGGCCCTGGGCGTGCTCGCCCCGACCTACGAGCCGCGGGCGACCGCGAGCGTCACCGAGATGCAGCAGCTCGTCACGACGCTGATCGAGAAGGGGCACGCGTACGTCGCACCCGACGACTCGGGAGACGTGTACTTCGACACGGCCAGCTGGCCGACCTACGGTGCCCTCACGAACCAGGGCCTCGACGACATGGCGCCGGCCGCGGACGCCGACCCCCGCGGCAAGCGCGACCCCCGCGACTTCGCCCTCTGGAAGGGCGCGAAGGCCGACGAGCCCGCGTCCGCCGCGTGGTCGTCGCCGTGGGGCGACGGTCGTCCCGGCTGGCACATCGAGTGCTCGGCGATGTCGCGCCGCTACCTCGGCAGCGCGTTCGACATCCACGGCGGGGGCCTCGACCTGAGGTTCCCGCACCACGAGAACGAGCTCGCGCAGTCGACGGCCGCCGGCGACGACTTCGCCTCGTACTGGCTGCACAACGGCCTCGTCGCCGTCGAGGGCCAGAAGATGTCGAAGTCGCTCGGCAACTCCATCTTCGCCAGCGAGTTCCTCGCCGCCGCGCGTCCCGTCGTCGTCCGCTGGTTCCTCAGCTCGGCGCACTACCGGTCGACGATCGACTACCACGACGGCGCGCTGCTCGAGGCGGAGGCCGCCCTCGACCGCATCGAGACGTTCCTCTCCCGTGCCGGGCGTCGCCTGGCGGGCACCCGCTTCGTCGGCGTCGGGGCGCGTGTCGTCCCCGACGACTTCGCCGAGGCGATGGACGACGACCTCAACGTGCCGCAGGCGCTGGCGGTGCTGCACGATGCCGTGCGCACCGGCAACTCCGCGCTCGACGACGGCGACCTCGACGCAGCCGCCCGCGAGTGGCAGCGCGTGCAGGCCATGGTCGCCGTCCTCGGCGTCGACCCGCTCGCGCCGGAGTGGCGCGGAGCCGACGAGGGCGACGCGCACCGCGCGCTCGGTACCATCGTCGAGACCCTCCTCGCACAGCGTCAGCAAGCCAGGGCCGCGCGCGACTTCGCGCAGGCCGACCGCGTACGCGAGATGCTGGCGTCCGCCGGCATCACCATCGAAGACACCCCCAGCGGGTCGCATTGGAGCCTCGAACAGTGA
- a CDS encoding CarD family transcriptional regulator: protein MQFEVGETVVYPHHGAATISEVKKRIIKGEEKLYLKLRVTQGDLTIEVPADNVDLVGVRDVIGKEGLDRVFDVLRAPFTEEPTNWSRRYKANLEKLASGDVIKVSEVVRDLWRRDQDRGLSAGEKRMLAKARQILISELALAEKTDEEKASSVLDEVLAS from the coding sequence ATGCAGTTCGAGGTCGGAGAGACCGTCGTCTACCCCCATCACGGGGCCGCGACCATATCTGAAGTCAAGAAGCGGATCATCAAGGGCGAAGAGAAGCTGTACCTCAAGCTTCGCGTCACCCAGGGTGATCTGACCATCGAAGTACCCGCGGACAACGTCGACCTGGTCGGCGTCCGCGACGTGATCGGCAAAGAAGGGCTCGACCGCGTCTTCGACGTGCTCCGTGCCCCCTTCACCGAAGAGCCCACCAACTGGTCCCGCCGCTACAAGGCGAACCTCGAGAAGCTCGCGTCCGGCGACGTCATCAAGGTGTCAGAGGTCGTCCGCGACCTGTGGCGCCGCGACCAGGATCGCGGGCTGTCCGCCGGCGAGAAGCGCATGCTCGCCAAGGCCCGCCAGATCCTGATCAGCGAGCTCGCGCTCGCCGAGAAGACGGACGAAGAGAAGGCGTCGAGCGTCCTCGACGAGGTTCTTGCCTCCTAG
- a CDS encoding DUF4032 domain-containing protein translates to MSDSLNITSATADPALLDLPWALPLDEWPDDAIATLPKGISRHLVRFAHLSGYVIAIKETSGEMARGEYEMLRTLQRMDIPCVDPLAVITNRHDVDGSLLNPVLVTRHLKFSLPYRALYSQTLRPETATRLVDALALLLVRLHVIGFYWGDVSLSNTLFRRDAGAFAAYLVDAETGKLYPGGLSNGQRENDLEVARVNIAGELLDLEAGGRLDDNLDAVDVSNGIVAKYRSLWTELTGSETFDSSERWRINDRVERLNDLGFDIEELAIKTTEGGTQVRIQPKVVDAGHHSRRLLRLTGLDVEENQARRLLNDLDAYRLRTGQIDADEEMVAHEWAARVFEPVVRSIPREMRGRLEPAEVFHQLLEHRWYQSQQEGRDVPIAEALTSYINDVLRHRRDERTVIAPATESIRLPDADLDGDDDEAEDDELEDWRAKV, encoded by the coding sequence ATGAGCGACTCCCTCAACATCACGTCCGCCACGGCCGACCCTGCCCTCCTCGACCTGCCCTGGGCGCTGCCCCTCGACGAGTGGCCCGACGACGCGATCGCGACCCTGCCGAAGGGCATCTCGCGGCACCTGGTCCGCTTCGCGCACCTCAGCGGCTACGTCATCGCGATCAAGGAGACCTCGGGCGAGATGGCCCGCGGCGAGTACGAGATGCTCCGCACCCTGCAGCGGATGGACATCCCCTGCGTCGACCCGCTCGCCGTCATCACGAACCGGCACGACGTCGACGGCAGCCTGCTGAACCCCGTGCTCGTCACCCGGCACCTCAAGTTCTCGCTGCCCTACCGCGCGCTCTACTCTCAGACCCTCCGGCCCGAGACGGCGACTCGCCTCGTCGACGCGCTCGCGCTGCTGCTCGTGCGCCTGCACGTGATCGGCTTCTACTGGGGCGACGTCTCGCTCTCGAACACGCTGTTCCGCCGCGACGCCGGCGCCTTCGCCGCGTACCTCGTCGACGCCGAGACGGGCAAGCTCTACCCGGGCGGCCTCTCGAACGGACAGCGCGAGAACGACCTCGAGGTCGCCCGCGTCAACATCGCCGGCGAGCTGCTCGACCTCGAGGCCGGCGGGCGTCTCGACGACAACCTCGACGCCGTCGACGTGAGCAACGGCATCGTCGCGAAGTACCGGAGCCTGTGGACGGAGCTCACCGGCAGCGAGACCTTCGACAGCTCGGAGCGCTGGCGCATCAACGACCGCGTCGAGCGCCTCAACGACCTCGGCTTCGACATCGAGGAGCTGGCGATCAAGACCACCGAGGGCGGCACGCAGGTGCGCATCCAGCCCAAGGTCGTCGACGCCGGGCACCACTCCCGGCGGCTGCTGCGCCTCACCGGCCTCGACGTCGAGGAGAACCAGGCCCGCCGCCTCCTGAACGACCTCGACGCCTACCGCCTGCGGACCGGCCAGATCGACGCCGACGAGGAGATGGTGGCGCACGAGTGGGCCGCCCGCGTCTTCGAGCCCGTCGTGCGGTCGATCCCGCGCGAGATGCGCGGTCGCCTCGAGCCCGCCGAGGTGTTCCACCAGCTGCTCGAGCACCGCTGGTACCAGTCGCAGCAGGAGGGCCGCGACGTGCCGATCGCCGAGGCGCTGACCTCGTACATCAACGACGTGCTGCGCCACCGTCGCGACGAGCGCACCGTCATCGCCCCCGCCACCGAGTCGATCCGGCTGCCCGACGCCGACCTCGACGGGGACGACGACGAGGCCGAGGACGACGAGCTCGAGGACTGGCGCGCGAAGGTCTGA